In Herbaspirillum seropedicae, a single window of DNA contains:
- a CDS encoding DUF2846 domain-containing protein, with translation MVTDTRRSVRVSLLVASAILMSACAAPARDSVPCTILQQSSTCVAVPLHEDIHEDEAKALAPAPEGWGYLYVTRPYSQQRSIKSRIFVDDALHAELGPKTFARIKLRPGTHTIKLTAEESEAVSIPVEMAKEAFLEYQIVEHLFSVEPTIKPVSRGRARESMRPLDLVVTNTD, from the coding sequence ATGGTTACTGATACCAGGCGTTCTGTCCGGGTGTCGCTGCTGGTAGCATCAGCGATCTTGATGTCCGCATGTGCTGCTCCTGCACGTGACAGCGTGCCCTGCACGATCTTGCAGCAGTCCAGCACCTGCGTAGCGGTGCCGCTGCATGAGGATATCCATGAGGATGAGGCCAAGGCATTGGCGCCTGCGCCCGAGGGATGGGGCTATCTGTACGTGACGAGGCCGTATTCCCAGCAGCGCAGCATCAAATCGCGGATATTCGTGGATGACGCATTGCATGCAGAGTTAGGGCCGAAGACCTTTGCCCGGATAAAGCTGAGGCCGGGAACGCATACGATCAAGCTGACTGCGGAAGAGAGTGAGGCCGTATCGATCCCGGTCGAGATGGCAAAGGAGGCCTTCCTGGAATACCAGATCGTAGAGCACCTGTTTTCGGTCGAGCCGACCATCAAGCCGGTCAGCCGAGGACGTGCGCGAGAGTCGATGCGGCCGCTTGATCTGGTCGTCACCAACACCGACTGA
- a CDS encoding DEAD/DEAH box helicase, with protein MGNFNLQLAQRVASSQKFQIAYETLQKESLASLSGRTPSIDIGERNKLLRSALILAQSGSKQYSTLSQDIVYALATLPLETSQRAVCEHILAMLGNFPASDFLKGNNLAHGRLPWNLKLSEEVRRDENYVSVLGKEILLTDFQADVWDELKTQQFLSIAAPTSAGKSFLIQLYLKSLLGNSDRLLDIAYVVPTRSLIHEVHASLIKAFTGFENPPVISSIPRADERLAATQSRIFVFTQERLRTAMDEADLALDCLIVDEAQQIADGSRGMLLLSCLEDVNERAPQAQILFITPGSRSGASIGSLMGLGELPSVETTLRPVRQNLIYVNFKSAKKKQHLQLTLHRENQKPLALENVDLEGEPVSNAGARFLTAVMTLGDEGQNLVYASGKAAAEKMAEAIAAALGGKDNFVKQTEALLELSEFVKKHVHPQYALVDSIKSGVAYHYGSMPTTLTKAIEEYFANGALKYLVCTSTLLQGVNLPARNIFIRNPKKGMGKPMGPDDFWNLAGRAGRLSKDTHGNVFLIEYKKWDRQPVEEVRQKEVTPSLSKAFTTSHTEVMDFIRDENHVSGAKDTNFAESVFARLFIDAKEGVMEQTIERATRGIAMESAVSISDAIREHLDKVMLPPELLKRNSSVSPLRQQAMFDVLLAVVKRGGTAQLVPHHPLQSGQVKERLESIMDLIHRHLEGKETNQQYYFGWFALSWMRGSSLRDMIEHQIQYERRKAEVNGDEEPEPGKTIIKVLDDVENKLRFHYVRYIGCYIDLLKHAVGVVSPDRELDVPPIPLFLELGACSGTMIGCMELGLSRIAARELTDLLGKSDLDAVAIKRRLINLKGASLKLSPIIVSEIKRIGLETSA; from the coding sequence ATGGGTAACTTCAATTTACAGTTGGCTCAGCGCGTAGCTAGCAGCCAGAAATTTCAGATTGCCTATGAGACGCTGCAAAAGGAAAGCCTAGCGTCCCTCTCGGGAAGAACTCCCAGCATCGATATAGGTGAGCGAAATAAGCTGTTGCGGTCGGCCCTCATACTGGCACAGTCTGGAAGCAAGCAATATTCGACATTGTCTCAAGATATCGTATACGCCCTCGCAACACTCCCCTTGGAGACCAGCCAGCGAGCTGTATGCGAGCACATCTTGGCAATGTTGGGGAATTTTCCGGCTAGCGACTTTCTAAAAGGGAACAATCTTGCGCATGGGAGGTTACCCTGGAATCTTAAGCTCAGTGAGGAGGTGCGGCGAGACGAGAATTATGTTTCGGTTCTCGGCAAAGAAATCTTGCTGACTGACTTCCAGGCCGATGTATGGGATGAGCTAAAAACGCAGCAATTCCTTAGCATCGCTGCGCCCACATCTGCTGGCAAGTCGTTCTTGATTCAACTCTATCTGAAGTCGCTTCTCGGTAATTCGGACCGCCTGTTAGACATAGCTTATGTTGTTCCAACGCGTTCGCTAATTCATGAGGTGCATGCATCCTTAATCAAGGCGTTCACGGGCTTCGAGAATCCTCCAGTAATCAGCAGTATTCCACGTGCAGACGAAAGATTGGCAGCGACCCAGTCGCGCATTTTCGTCTTTACCCAAGAGCGGCTTAGAACTGCAATGGATGAAGCCGACCTGGCATTAGATTGCTTGATAGTTGACGAGGCACAGCAAATCGCCGATGGCTCGCGTGGAATGCTCCTGTTATCGTGTCTCGAGGATGTAAATGAACGAGCACCCCAAGCGCAGATTTTATTCATAACACCCGGCTCACGAAGTGGTGCTTCTATTGGCTCGCTTATGGGATTAGGTGAGTTGCCATCTGTAGAGACTACTCTGCGTCCAGTGCGGCAAAATTTAATCTATGTGAACTTCAAAAGCGCGAAGAAAAAGCAGCATCTACAGCTAACGCTTCATCGCGAAAACCAGAAGCCATTAGCACTAGAGAATGTGGACTTGGAAGGAGAGCCGGTTTCAAATGCCGGAGCACGCTTCCTGACCGCTGTGATGACCCTTGGAGACGAAGGGCAAAATCTCGTCTACGCATCAGGAAAAGCTGCTGCCGAAAAAATGGCGGAGGCAATAGCAGCCGCCTTAGGCGGTAAAGACAATTTTGTTAAGCAGACAGAAGCTCTCCTTGAGCTTTCAGAATTTGTTAAGAAACACGTCCATCCTCAATATGCACTTGTCGATTCTATTAAGTCAGGTGTTGCCTATCACTACGGCAGTATGCCGACCACCCTCACGAAGGCTATTGAAGAATACTTTGCCAATGGCGCCCTTAAATATCTGGTTTGTACATCGACTTTGCTACAGGGAGTAAATCTTCCTGCTCGAAATATCTTCATCCGCAATCCAAAGAAGGGGATGGGAAAGCCAATGGGGCCAGATGATTTCTGGAATTTGGCTGGCCGAGCAGGAAGGTTGTCTAAGGACACACACGGCAACGTGTTCCTGATTGAATATAAAAAATGGGATAGGCAGCCAGTTGAAGAGGTGAGGCAAAAGGAGGTCACGCCTTCGTTGAGTAAAGCCTTCACCACTTCGCATACAGAAGTGATGGATTTCATACGTGACGAGAACCATGTTTCAGGTGCCAAGGATACGAATTTCGCTGAGAGTGTTTTTGCACGACTATTCATCGACGCAAAAGAGGGCGTCATGGAACAGACGATTGAGCGTGCGACGAGGGGGATTGCAATGGAAAGCGCCGTTTCCATAAGTGATGCAATCCGAGAACATCTGGACAAGGTCATGCTCCCCCCGGAACTATTGAAGCGCAATTCCTCTGTATCACCCCTACGACAGCAGGCAATGTTTGACGTCCTCTTAGCTGTGGTGAAAAGGGGAGGAACGGCACAGCTTGTGCCCCATCATCCGCTGCAGTCTGGTCAAGTCAAAGAACGTCTCGAGTCCATCATGGATTTGATTCACCGCCATTTAGAAGGGAAAGAGACCAATCAGCAATATTACTTTGGCTGGTTCGCCTTAAGTTGGATGCGGGGGAGTTCCTTGAGGGACATGATAGAACACCAAATTCAATATGAGCGTAGAAAGGCCGAGGTGAATGGTGACGAGGAGCCGGAACCAGGGAAAACCATTATCAAGGTGCTAGATGATGTGGAGAATAAGCTGAGGTTTCATTACGTGCGATACATCGGTTGCTACATTGATCTATTGAAGCATGCCGTCGGCGTGGTATCTCCTGACCGAGAGCTCGATGTTCCGCCTATTCCCTTATTTTTGGAGCTAGGCGCATGCAGTGGAACGATGATTGGATGCATGGAGCTAGGGCTATCCAGAATTGCAGCAAGAGAATTGACAGACCTGCTAGGGAAAAGTGACTTAGACGCTGTCGCTATCAAACGTAGGCTAATAAATCTAAAGGGTGCGAGTCTTAAGTTGTCTCCCATTATCGTTAGCGAGATAAAGCGAATTGGCTTAGAAACTTCGGCCTAA
- a CDS encoding efflux RND transporter periplasmic adaptor subunit → MTRKQKFAIAAIIAIAAILSGISLMQAGTPAGAEKSPAHQEEGGHKDNEHHGEEKGSEHKDAAEHGEGEHHDAEPSSEEGKIALNPEQIATAGIEVKTAGPMILNSSVQLPGEIRFNEDRTAHVVPQVAGIVESVSAKLGQKVRKGQVLAVINSSAVSEQRSEMLNAEQRLALARTAYQREKQLWEQKISAEQDYLQAQAALREAEVAVRNAQQKLRAIGATASSGGLNRYEIRAPFDGVVVEKHLGLGEAVKEDANAFLISDLSSVWAEIIVSPKDMQFVRTGEKVTVRATAFDASASGKISYVGSLIGEQSRTAKAHVILPNPDDSWRPGLFVNVEVVSDEAQVPVAVSAEALQTVEEKSVIFVRVPGGFAAQQVVTGRSNGKFVEIRSGLNAGDEYAATGSFAIKAELGKGSAEHSH, encoded by the coding sequence ATGACCAGGAAGCAGAAATTCGCCATCGCGGCGATCATCGCCATCGCCGCCATCTTGTCGGGGATCAGCCTGATGCAGGCCGGCACTCCAGCCGGCGCAGAAAAATCCCCCGCACACCAGGAGGAGGGCGGCCACAAGGATAACGAGCACCACGGCGAAGAGAAAGGCAGCGAGCACAAGGACGCCGCAGAACACGGCGAGGGGGAGCACCACGACGCTGAGCCCTCCAGCGAAGAGGGCAAGATCGCGTTGAACCCTGAGCAGATCGCGACCGCCGGCATCGAGGTGAAGACCGCTGGCCCCATGATCTTGAACAGCAGCGTGCAACTGCCGGGCGAGATCCGCTTCAACGAAGATCGCACCGCGCACGTCGTGCCGCAGGTGGCCGGCATCGTGGAATCGGTCTCGGCCAAGCTGGGCCAGAAAGTCAGGAAGGGACAAGTTCTGGCGGTGATCAACAGCAGCGCCGTGTCGGAGCAGCGCTCTGAAATGCTCAACGCCGAGCAGCGCCTGGCGCTGGCCAGGACCGCCTATCAACGCGAGAAGCAGCTATGGGAACAGAAGATCTCCGCCGAGCAAGACTACCTGCAAGCCCAGGCCGCATTGCGTGAAGCCGAAGTGGCCGTGCGCAACGCCCAGCAGAAGCTGCGCGCCATCGGCGCGACGGCATCCTCCGGTGGCCTGAACCGTTATGAAATCCGCGCGCCATTTGATGGCGTCGTTGTGGAAAAACACCTGGGCCTGGGCGAGGCGGTCAAGGAAGACGCCAACGCCTTCCTGATTTCGGACCTCAGCAGCGTATGGGCCGAGATCATCGTCTCGCCCAAGGACATGCAGTTCGTCCGCACGGGCGAGAAGGTCACCGTTCGCGCCACCGCCTTCGACGCCAGCGCGAGCGGCAAGATCTCCTACGTCGGCTCCCTGATCGGCGAACAGAGCCGCACCGCCAAGGCCCACGTGATCCTGCCCAATCCGGACGACAGTTGGCGCCCCGGTCTGTTCGTGAACGTCGAGGTCGTGTCGGACGAGGCGCAGGTTCCCGTGGCGGTTTCCGCGGAGGCGCTGCAGACCGTGGAAGAAAAGAGCGTCATCTTCGTGCGCGTGCCTGGCGGCTTTGCGGCCCAGCAGGTCGTCACCGGACGCAGCAACGGCAAGTTCGTGGAAATCCGTTCCGGCCTCAACGCCGGCGACGAATATGCCGCCACCGGCAGCTTCGCCATCAAGGCCGAGCTGGGCAAGGGTTCCGCCGAACATAGCCACTAA
- a CDS encoding mechanosensitive ion channel family protein: MSKFLQSIHDGLPQWLADWFDVLVPTAEVILIVLGALAIMRVARMLIGRLALTYGFPNKAAALTQRVLGFFVYGGALLWALERMGVSSAALWSAFTGFAAVGAVAFFAAWSVLSNLFCAILIYTTQPFRVGDVIEVLEGGDKPGLKGRVLDINLVYTTLAEEHEGGETTLQLPNSLFFQRIVRRWSDGSGSLF, translated from the coding sequence ATGAGTAAATTTCTGCAATCGATACATGACGGCCTGCCTCAATGGCTGGCCGACTGGTTCGATGTCCTGGTGCCGACCGCAGAGGTCATCCTCATCGTGCTCGGCGCGCTGGCGATCATGCGCGTGGCCAGGATGCTGATCGGCAGGCTGGCGCTCACCTACGGTTTTCCTAACAAAGCGGCCGCACTGACGCAGCGCGTGCTCGGGTTCTTTGTCTATGGGGGCGCGCTGCTGTGGGCGCTGGAGCGCATGGGTGTTTCCAGCGCCGCGCTATGGTCTGCCTTTACCGGATTTGCGGCAGTGGGTGCAGTGGCGTTCTTTGCCGCGTGGAGCGTGCTGTCCAACCTGTTCTGCGCCATTCTGATCTACACCACCCAGCCATTCCGGGTCGGCGATGTGATCGAGGTTCTCGAAGGTGGCGACAAGCCGGGGTTAAAGGGACGGGTGCTCGATATCAACCTGGTCTATACCACCCTTGCGGAGGAGCACGAGGGGGGCGAGACGACCTTGCAACTGCCTAACAGCCTGTTCTTCCAGCGGATCGTGCGTAGGTGGAGTGATGGGTCTGGGTCTTTGTTCTGA
- a CDS encoding CusA/CzcA family heavy metal efflux RND transporter has product MFERIIRFAIEHRWLVLLAVLGMGAYGVYSYQKLPIDAVPDITNVQVQINTSAPGYSPLEAEQRISYPIETLMSGLPNLEQVRSLSRYGLSQVTVIFKDGTDIYFARQLVNERIQLARSQLPPGIDPGMGPISTGLGEIYLWTVESRDDARKPDGTPYTATDLREIQDWVIKPQLRLVPGVTEINTIGGFAKEYLVAPSAEKLASYGMTMDTIIKALEKNNSNVGAGYIERRGEQYLIRAPGQVASIDDIGNIVLANVKGVPIRIRDVAEVEIGRELRTGAATENGREVVLGTVFMLIGENSRKVSQAVARKMEEINRSLPKGVEAVTVYDRTVLVDKAIATVKKNLVEGALLVVAVLFVFLGNIRAAIITAMVIPLAMLFTFTGMVSNKVSANLLSLGALDFGIIIDGAVVIVENCVRRLAHAQAHHGRTLTRSERFHEVFAAAKEARRPLIFGQLIIMIVYLPMFALTGVEGKMFTPMAFTVVAALIGAMILSVTFIPAAIALFIGEKVAEKENILMLWAKRLYEPMLKTIMENKPVVLTFAGALILVCGVVASRLGSEFVPSLNEGDMAIQALRIPGTSLSQSLEMQKQIEKTLKQKFPEVERVFARTGTAEVASDPMPPNISDGYIMLKPQEQWPEPKKSREELLEAIQDEVAKIPGNSYEFSQPIQLRFNELISGVRSDVAVKVFGDDMKVLNDTASKISAVLEKIPGATEVKIEQTTGLPMLTVEIDREKTARYGLNVSDIQDTVATAIGGKEAGTMFQGDRRFGIVVRLPDQARTDLEAIRRLPIALPPQEGATRVSYVPLGEVASLTIAPGPNQISREDGKRRIVVSANVRGRDLGGFVAEAERQLQSAVKVPAGYWTTWGGQFENLQSATQRLQIVIPVALLMVFVLLFAMFSNVKDGLLVFTGIPFALTGGILALAMRGIPMSISAAVGFIALSGVAVLNGLVMISFIRSLREEGRTLDAAIHEGAMTRLRPVLMTALVASLGFVPMALATGTGAEVQRPLATVVIGGILSSTALTLLVLPLLYKLAHDKDEEDNPAGPPSRPPFWKFWVKQSSTLKGNHHGY; this is encoded by the coding sequence ATGTTTGAACGCATCATTCGCTTCGCCATCGAGCATCGATGGCTGGTCCTGCTGGCGGTGCTGGGAATGGGCGCCTATGGCGTCTACAGCTACCAGAAGCTGCCCATCGACGCCGTGCCCGACATTACCAATGTGCAGGTCCAGATCAACACCTCCGCACCCGGGTATTCGCCGCTGGAGGCCGAGCAACGCATCAGCTATCCGATCGAGACGCTCATGTCCGGCCTGCCCAACCTGGAGCAGGTGCGGTCCCTGTCCCGCTACGGCCTATCGCAGGTGACGGTCATCTTCAAGGATGGCACGGACATCTACTTCGCCCGCCAGCTGGTCAATGAGCGCATCCAGCTGGCCAGGAGCCAGCTGCCACCGGGCATCGATCCGGGCATGGGACCGATCTCCACCGGCCTGGGTGAAATCTACCTGTGGACGGTGGAAAGCCGGGACGACGCGCGCAAGCCCGACGGCACCCCCTATACCGCGACGGACCTGCGGGAAATCCAGGACTGGGTCATCAAGCCGCAACTGCGCCTGGTCCCCGGCGTGACCGAAATCAACACCATCGGCGGCTTCGCCAAGGAGTACCTGGTCGCACCGTCCGCGGAAAAGCTAGCCTCCTACGGCATGACGATGGATACCATCATCAAGGCGCTGGAAAAGAACAACAGCAACGTCGGCGCCGGCTACATCGAACGGCGTGGCGAGCAGTACCTGATCCGTGCGCCGGGCCAGGTGGCCTCGATCGACGACATCGGCAACATCGTTCTGGCCAACGTCAAAGGCGTTCCCATCCGGATACGCGATGTGGCCGAGGTCGAGATCGGACGTGAACTACGCACCGGTGCGGCCACCGAGAATGGCCGTGAAGTCGTGCTCGGCACCGTCTTCATGCTGATCGGCGAGAACAGCCGCAAGGTCTCGCAGGCCGTCGCCAGGAAGATGGAAGAGATCAACCGCAGCTTGCCCAAGGGCGTCGAAGCCGTCACCGTCTATGACCGTACGGTCCTGGTCGACAAGGCCATCGCCACGGTCAAGAAGAACCTGGTCGAAGGCGCCTTGCTGGTGGTGGCCGTGCTCTTCGTCTTCCTCGGCAACATCCGCGCCGCCATCATCACCGCAATGGTGATTCCGCTGGCCATGCTGTTCACGTTCACGGGCATGGTCTCCAACAAGGTGAGCGCGAACCTGCTCAGTCTGGGGGCGCTGGATTTCGGGATCATCATCGATGGCGCCGTGGTGATCGTGGAGAATTGCGTACGCCGGCTGGCGCACGCCCAGGCACACCATGGCCGCACCTTGACGCGCAGCGAGCGCTTCCACGAAGTGTTCGCCGCCGCCAAGGAAGCGCGCCGTCCGCTCATCTTCGGTCAGCTGATCATCATGATCGTGTACCTGCCCATGTTTGCGCTCACCGGCGTGGAAGGCAAGATGTTCACGCCGATGGCCTTTACCGTCGTGGCTGCCCTGATCGGCGCGATGATCCTCTCGGTCACCTTCATTCCCGCCGCCATCGCCTTGTTCATCGGCGAGAAGGTCGCCGAGAAAGAGAACATCTTGATGCTCTGGGCCAAGCGTCTGTACGAGCCGATGCTCAAGACGATCATGGAAAACAAGCCCGTCGTCCTCACCTTTGCCGGCGCGCTGATCCTTGTCTGCGGCGTCGTCGCCAGCCGTCTTGGCTCGGAATTCGTGCCCAGCCTCAATGAAGGCGACATGGCGATCCAGGCGCTGCGCATCCCCGGCACCAGCCTGAGCCAGTCGCTGGAGATGCAGAAGCAGATCGAGAAGACCTTGAAGCAGAAATTCCCCGAAGTGGAGCGCGTATTCGCCCGCACCGGCACGGCCGAAGTGGCGTCCGACCCGATGCCGCCCAACATATCGGATGGCTACATCATGCTCAAGCCGCAAGAGCAGTGGCCCGAACCGAAGAAGAGCCGCGAGGAGCTGCTGGAGGCGATCCAGGACGAGGTCGCGAAGATCCCCGGCAACAGCTACGAGTTCTCGCAACCCATCCAGCTGCGCTTCAACGAACTGATCTCCGGCGTGCGCAGCGATGTGGCGGTGAAGGTCTTCGGTGACGACATGAAGGTGCTCAACGACACCGCCAGCAAGATATCGGCCGTCCTCGAGAAGATCCCCGGCGCCACCGAGGTGAAGATCGAGCAGACCACCGGCCTGCCCATGCTGACGGTGGAGATCGACCGTGAGAAGACGGCCCGATATGGCCTCAACGTCTCTGACATCCAGGACACCGTCGCCACCGCCATCGGCGGCAAGGAAGCCGGCACGATGTTCCAGGGCGACCGCCGCTTCGGCATCGTGGTGCGCCTGCCGGATCAGGCCCGTACCGATCTGGAAGCCATCCGACGGCTGCCGATCGCCCTGCCGCCACAGGAGGGCGCCACGCGCGTGAGCTATGTGCCGCTGGGTGAGGTCGCATCCCTGACGATCGCCCCCGGCCCCAACCAGATCAGCCGCGAGGATGGCAAGCGCCGCATCGTGGTCAGCGCCAATGTGCGCGGGCGCGATCTGGGTGGTTTCGTGGCCGAGGCCGAGCGCCAGCTGCAGTCTGCGGTCAAGGTGCCCGCCGGCTACTGGACGACCTGGGGCGGGCAGTTCGAGAACCTGCAATCGGCCACGCAGCGCTTGCAGATCGTCATCCCGGTCGCCTTGCTGATGGTCTTCGTGCTGTTGTTTGCGATGTTCAGCAATGTCAAAGACGGCCTGCTGGTGTTCACCGGCATCCCGTTTGCACTGACGGGCGGCATTCTGGCGCTGGCCATGCGCGGCATCCCCATGTCGATCTCGGCCGCGGTGGGCTTCATCGCCCTGTCCGGCGTTGCGGTGCTCAACGGCCTGGTCATGATCTCCTTCATCCGGAGCCTGCGGGAAGAAGGGCGTACGCTGGATGCGGCCATTCATGAGGGCGCGATGACGCGTCTGCGTCCGGTCTTGATGACCGCGCTGGTGGCCTCGCTGGGCTTTGTGCCGATGGCGCTGGCCACAGGCACCGGCGCAGAGGTGCAGCGTCCCCTGGCCACGGTGGTGATCGGAGGCATCCTGTCCTCCACCGCGCTCACCTTGCTGGTGCTGCCGCTGTTGTACAAGCTGGCCCATGACAAGGACGAAGAAGACAATCCCGCAGGCCCGCCGTCGCGCCCGCCGTTCTGGAAGTTCTGGGTCAAGCAGTCATCCACCTTGAAGGGGAATCACCATGGTTACTGA
- a CDS encoding TolC family protein: MYRHSILLALGLLAAGVSHAQDTAPANTEHPQPHTASSLASEPRLLSLPAAISLALEQNKTLAAARKEIEAVEATIIQAGARPNPEFSALMEDFRKSSRTTTYQLTQPIELGGKRSARIEAAQRTREMALLDYAAKRTEIRAGVIAAYYEVMVAMERQRLAKELLGLAKTSADMTSRRVTAGKISPVEQTKARVAESSAQLELHQADSDVLLAQKKLATFWGSVGNAFQLTDGGVESLPALPSIAQLTEKVAAGPAVQLAQLEVERRRALARIETSKRTPDVTLSFGNKRDESNARNMWVVGFSVPIPVLDSNKGNELEALKRVDIARDELSIVEVQMQSEAAQSFERLRNAREEAVALRNEIVPGAQSAYQAARTGFELGKFAYLDVLDAQRTYFQAKAQYWKALSTAFQAAADLDRLAGNETPSTE, from the coding sequence ATGTATCGGCACAGCATTTTGCTGGCGCTCGGGCTGCTTGCAGCCGGCGTCAGCCATGCGCAGGACACTGCGCCTGCAAACACGGAACACCCCCAACCCCACACCGCCTCGTCTCTTGCCAGCGAGCCCCGCTTGCTGTCGCTGCCGGCAGCCATCAGCCTGGCGCTCGAGCAGAACAAGACCCTGGCCGCCGCCCGCAAGGAAATCGAGGCGGTCGAGGCCACCATCATCCAGGCGGGAGCACGGCCCAATCCTGAGTTCTCGGCCCTGATGGAGGACTTCCGCAAGTCCAGCCGCACCACCACCTACCAGCTCACCCAGCCCATTGAACTCGGTGGCAAGCGCAGCGCCCGCATCGAGGCCGCCCAGCGCACGCGGGAGATGGCCTTGCTGGACTACGCCGCCAAGCGCACTGAGATTCGCGCAGGCGTGATCGCGGCCTATTACGAGGTCATGGTCGCGATGGAGCGCCAGCGTCTGGCCAAGGAGTTGCTGGGACTGGCCAAGACCTCGGCGGACATGACCAGCCGTCGCGTCACGGCGGGCAAGATATCGCCGGTCGAGCAGACCAAGGCCAGAGTGGCCGAATCCAGTGCGCAACTGGAATTGCATCAGGCCGACAGCGATGTGCTGCTTGCGCAGAAGAAACTGGCGACGTTCTGGGGTTCGGTTGGAAATGCATTCCAGCTCACTGACGGCGGCGTCGAAAGCTTGCCAGCGCTCCCGTCAATCGCACAGCTGACCGAGAAGGTGGCCGCAGGTCCGGCGGTGCAGCTGGCGCAGCTGGAAGTGGAGCGCCGCCGCGCACTGGCGCGGATAGAGACCAGCAAGCGCACACCGGACGTAACTCTCAGTTTCGGTAACAAGCGTGACGAGTCCAATGCCAGAAACATGTGGGTGGTCGGATTCTCCGTTCCCATCCCCGTGCTGGACAGCAACAAGGGCAACGAGCTGGAAGCCTTGAAGCGCGTCGACATCGCCCGCGACGAGCTGTCCATCGTGGAGGTGCAGATGCAGAGCGAGGCCGCCCAGAGCTTCGAGCGCCTGCGCAACGCCAGGGAAGAAGCCGTCGCCTTGCGCAACGAGATCGTCCCCGGCGCACAAAGCGCTTACCAGGCCGCGCGCACAGGATTCGAACTGGGCAAGTTCGCCTACCTGGATGTGCTGGACGCACAGCGCACCTATTTCCAGGCCAAGGCGCAGTACTGGAAAGCGCTTTCTACCGCATTCCAAGCCGCCGCAGACCTGGATCGTCTGGCCGGCAATGAGACCCCTTCAACAGAGTGA
- a CDS encoding HamA C-terminal domain-containing protein has translation MTVHVDEHQPGRHFDNLLGRRNVDARIKNCSVHEEGLPLVSAHFLYPAFKGGKPSVAELVKMLMREITGFCATKLQRRRAKEKDRLSTYDARETEDLADWAKALFIKTKESSSRSGEGGELLLYVFIEHYLKAPLVLSKMRLKTSPSMPIHGADGVHAMWDEHGERLTMFFGESKMHESFASAMSDAAESISWLAKNADGRMDNELQLTSGNIDLDGFPEELQEYLLRFLHPYDTDEGNRRSDRFAILIGYDYAAYNKLAKKGVEEAEEYFKELYRKSLSQKLRTAQSHLERHEISLAAVDLFFLPLPDVQSFRDEFNRELHG, from the coding sequence ATGACAGTGCATGTTGATGAGCATCAACCTGGTAGACATTTTGATAACTTATTGGGGCGTCGGAATGTTGATGCAAGGATAAAAAATTGTAGTGTTCACGAGGAGGGCCTGCCTCTGGTTTCGGCCCATTTCTTGTATCCGGCGTTCAAGGGCGGGAAGCCATCGGTTGCTGAGTTGGTGAAAATGCTCATGAGAGAAATTACCGGTTTTTGCGCCACCAAGCTGCAGCGTCGTAGAGCAAAAGAGAAAGATCGGCTGAGTACATATGACGCTCGCGAAACAGAAGACCTTGCCGACTGGGCGAAGGCTCTGTTCATCAAAACAAAGGAGTCCAGTAGTCGGTCAGGTGAAGGTGGGGAACTACTGCTTTACGTTTTCATTGAGCATTATCTGAAAGCACCGCTCGTGCTGTCGAAGATGCGCTTGAAGACATCGCCTTCAATGCCAATACATGGGGCCGACGGCGTTCATGCAATGTGGGATGAGCATGGCGAGCGGCTGACGATGTTCTTCGGCGAGTCAAAAATGCACGAGTCCTTTGCCAGCGCGATGTCAGACGCTGCCGAATCTATAAGCTGGCTTGCTAAGAATGCAGATGGGCGGATGGACAATGAGCTTCAGCTTACCAGTGGGAATATAGATTTAGACGGCTTCCCCGAAGAGCTGCAGGAGTACCTTCTTCGTTTTCTTCATCCTTACGATACAGATGAAGGTAACCGTCGTAGCGACAGATTTGCAATTCTGATTGGCTATGACTACGCCGCCTATAACAAATTGGCTAAAAAGGGTGTGGAGGAAGCGGAAGAGTATTTCAAAGAGCTCTATCGGAAAAGTCTAAGCCAGAAGCTACGCACTGCCCAATCTCACTTAGAAAGGCACGAGATTTCGCTGGCCGCCGTTGATTTATTTTTCCTTCCCCTGCCCGATGTGCAGTCGTTCCGGGATGAATTCAATAGGGAACTTCATGGGTAA